One genomic window of Candidatus Nitrosopumilus sediminis includes the following:
- a CDS encoding 50S ribosomal protein L37e, producing the protein MTKGTTSMGGFTKKKVHIRCRRCGKNSLHKRHHECASCGFPEAKRRKYSWIKWYT; encoded by the coding sequence ATGACTAAAGGTACAACTTCTATGGGTGGTTTTACAAAGAAGAAAGTTCACATCAGATGTAGACGATGTGGTAAGAACTCCCTTCACAAACGTCACCATGAATGTGCAAGTTGTGGATTCCCAGAGGCTAAACGCAGAAAGTATTCCTGGATTAAATGGTATACATAG
- a CDS encoding LSm family protein, which yields MSVDMAVKVLDESINQVVLIKLKGNKTIRGNLLGFDQHMNLLLDSSEEIPAEGDSKSLGSIVVRGDNVVMISPPPAQN from the coding sequence ATGTCCGTTGATATGGCAGTAAAAGTATTGGATGAGAGTATTAATCAAGTCGTATTGATAAAACTCAAAGGAAACAAGACCATTAGAGGCAATCTTCTTGGTTTTGATCAACACATGAACCTGCTACTCGATTCTTCAGAGGAAATTCCTGCTGAAGGCGATTCTAAAAGCCTCGGAAGCATTGTAGTTAGAGGAGACAATGTAGTAATGATATCTCCTCCACCAGCACAGAATTAG